AGTGAGCGGCGTCTGTCCGCTCGGGCGTCGTCCATGGCGCTCGGGAACGTTCCGTCGTCGGAGTCTGGTGCGCGCGTCCTCGTGACGCTCGCGACCTGGCCAAGCTACGCGCTTGCCGCGCGTGACGTCAAGCGCGGAGCAGGGTCACGCGCTCGAACGCGTCGACCCCGTCGACGAGGCATCGGTGCGCGCGGCATCAGTCTGAATGGCGCGCGCCGATTCACCCGCAATCGGCGTGAGCGGCAGCAGGAAGTAGAAGGAGCTGCCGACGCCGACCGTGGTCTCGACGTGAATCGTGCCGCCGTGCTGCTCGACGATGCCCTTGCAGATCACGAGACCCAGGCCGGTGCCACCGGCACGCCGCGTCGCGGTGGTGTCGACCTGGCTGAATTTCTGGAACAGTCGCGACAGGTTGTGCGTCGCGATGCCTTCGCCCTGGTCCTTGATGCTGACCTTCACGAATTCGTCGCTGCGCTCGACGGTGACGTCGATTCGGCCGCCGGCGGGCGAGAACTTGACCGCGTTCGAGAGCAGGTTCGTGACCACCTGCCCGATGCGATCCGCGTCGATCATGAGATCCGGCACATCGTGCGAGTCGGCGAGCTCGAGCCGCAGCTGCTTGTCGGCGAGCAGCGTGCGGATGTTCTGCGCCGCCTGCTGGACCACCGGTTCGATGCGTTGACGTTCGAGGTGCATGGGCAGCGAAGCGGACTCGAGCTTCGAGAAGTCGAGAATGTCGCCGATCAGCACCAGCAGGCGCTCGGTGTTCGCGTGCGCGATCGTCAGCAGCTTGTTCTGCTGGTCGTTGTTCTGGAAGTACTGCGCGTCGCCGAGCAGCTCGATTGCGCCTTTGATCGAGGTGAGCGGGGTGCGGATCTCGTGCGAGACCACCGCCACGAACTCGGACTTGAGGCGATCGAGGCTCTTGGTGTGTTCGTAGAGCTGCGAGTTGCGGATCGCGATCGCAGCCTGCGAAGCGAACAGCGTGAGGTAGTTCTCTTCGTCATGGTGGAAGCCTCCCTCCCGGTCGCTGGCGACCAGCAGGCCGACCACCGAACCCTCGGAGACGAGCGGAATCGCGGCCAGCGACTCGGCCGCCGCCGGCATGACTCCGGGGAGTACCGGGGCCACGCCCGCGCTCGGATCCCAGCGCAGCGAGCGCTCCGAGGCCACACAGGCCCCGAACCATCCCTCTCCGTGACGGAAGTCGACCGAGTCCGCGCCCTGGTGATGCAACGAGCGTCCGTTCGTCGAGGCCGCGCGGTAATCGTCGGTGCCCTCGCGGCGCAAGTAGAGCACCGCGGAGCGTGCGTGCACGTCGAGCGCGGCGCGCGCGGTGATCAGCTCGACGCGATGCACGAGCTCGAGGTTGGCGCTGATCTCCTGGTTCACATCGTAGAGCGTCCGAAGCTGCTGGGTCGCGACGCGCACGCGCTCGCGCAGCTCCACTTCGTGACGACTGAGCTGCTCGTTCTTCTCTCGCAGCTCCACCAGGATCTGCCGGTTCTGCTCCTTGAGGCGGCGATTCTTGATGCCGCTCTTGACGATCTTGTGCACCGCCTCGAGGTCAAAAGGCTTCGTCACGTACTCGTAGGCGCCCTGTCGCAGCGCCTCGACCGCACTGGTCGTCGAAGCGTAGCCGGTCACGACGATCACGCAGGCGTCGGCGTCGAGCTGCTTGGCGAACTTGACGACCTCGAGTCCCGAGACCCCGGGCAGGTTGATGTCGGTCAGGATCACATCGGGGCGCAGTTGCGGGATCACCCGCACCGCCTCCTCCCCGCTGACCGCGACCGTGACCTCGTAGCCCTCGCTGCCGAGGTACTCGCTGCACACGTCGGCGACGCTCGGCTCGTCGTCGACCACCAGAATTCGCGCGGCGGAGCCGGACTCGTTCGACGAAGCGGGAGTCGGTGGGATGAGTTCGTTCATCGGGACCTCAATGGACCACGCCGGCTTCGGCGACCGCACTGCGCCGCCGTCCGGACTTCTTGGCGACGTCGAGCGCCGCTTCGGCATGATTCAGCAGCTCGAGCGCATCGCGCCCGCTGCGCGGACTCGCGGCGACTCCGCACGAAGCGCTCAGTGCTCCGACGCGTGCGAACGCGTGATCCTCGAGTGCTCGCATCAGGCGTTCCGCGCAGCGGCGTGCCGGACCCGCATCGGCGTCGGGCAGCAGCGCGACGAAGGTGTCGGAGCCGAGCCGAGCCAGCACGTCCGATTCTCGCAGGGTGAGGCGCAGCACCAGTGCCACTTCGGCCAGTACCCGGTTCGCGACCGCCGCCCCGTAGCGCTTACGAAGCGCGCCGAATCGATCCAGGTCCAGCACCACCACGGCGACCGGCTCACCGGCGCGACGTGCACGCTGGAGTTCGGCACCCAGGCGGATTCGAAACGCTCCGCCGTCGGGCAGACCGGTCAGCGTGTCGCGACCCGGTTGAGTTCTCAGACGCCGCAGCTCGATGCGCGCACCGAGGGCCGCGCCCAGCGCACCCGCGGCTGTCCGCACCAGCGCAAACTGCGCAGGGCTCCAGCGGCGACCGGCGTGCGCAACCAGATCGAGTACACCCACGCGTTCTTCGCCGCGCATCATCGGGACCGCCAGGCAATCGCGCAGGTCGCCGGCGCGCCGCTTCCACGCTCCGCGCGCCGACCATGGCTCGAGCGTGCCGTCGCGGCCCACCAGGTGGATCGCGACGCCGTCGCAGTCGAACGCCTTCGCGAGATCGTCGAGCGCGCGATTCACCGCGCGACCGTCGTCCTGCAGCAGCGCCTCGCACGCACTCCACAACGAGCGTGCGGCGCGGCGGCGTCCGCCGCGCGCATCGGCATCGCCGTGCCGGTGCGAACCTGCTTCGGACCGTTCCAGTTCGCGTGCGTCGCCGGTGCCACTCATGCCGCCCCTCGCTGGCGCCGCTCCACCGGATCGGGAGCGAACGCGACACGCAGCGCGCGCAGACCGCGCGCCGACAATTCGATGCGCTGCGACTCACGCAGGACGACCTCGAGCCGCTCGCGTACGCCCGGCGTCCGGCCGGCCGGGCCCATCATGAGCAATTGGGCATTGCCGCTCACTCCGACCAGCGCATTGTTGATGTCGTGATGAACGCGCAGCCGATTTGCGACGTCCGCGTTCCAGAGTTCCTGTGCCTGCCACC
The window above is part of the Candidatus Eisenbacteria bacterium genome. Proteins encoded here:
- a CDS encoding GGDEF domain-containing protein — protein: MSGTGDARELERSEAGSHRHGDADARGGRRRAARSLWSACEALLQDDGRAVNRALDDLAKAFDCDGVAIHLVGRDGTLEPWSARGAWKRRAGDLRDCLAVPMMRGEERVGVLDLVAHAGRRWSPAQFALVRTAAGALGAALGARIELRRLRTQPGRDTLTGLPDGGAFRIRLGAELQRARRAGEPVAVVVLDLDRFGALRKRYGAAVANRVLAEVALVLRLTLRESDVLARLGSDTFVALLPDADAGPARRCAERLMRALEDHAFARVGALSASCGVAASPRSGRDALELLNHAEAALDVAKKSGRRRSAVAEAGVVH
- a CDS encoding response regulator → MNELIPPTPASSNESGSAARILVVDDEPSVADVCSEYLGSEGYEVTVAVSGEEAVRVIPQLRPDVILTDINLPGVSGLEVVKFAKQLDADACVIVVTGYASTTSAVEALRQGAYEYVTKPFDLEAVHKIVKSGIKNRRLKEQNRQILVELREKNEQLSRHEVELRERVRVATQQLRTLYDVNQEISANLELVHRVELITARAALDVHARSAVLYLRREGTDDYRAASTNGRSLHHQGADSVDFRHGEGWFGACVASERSLRWDPSAGVAPVLPGVMPAAAESLAAIPLVSEGSVVGLLVASDREGGFHHDEENYLTLFASQAAIAIRNSQLYEHTKSLDRLKSEFVAVVSHEIRTPLTSIKGAIELLGDAQYFQNNDQQNKLLTIAHANTERLLVLIGDILDFSKLESASLPMHLERQRIEPVVQQAAQNIRTLLADKQLRLELADSHDVPDLMIDADRIGQVVTNLLSNAVKFSPAGGRIDVTVERSDEFVKVSIKDQGEGIATHNLSRLFQKFSQVDTTATRRAGGTGLGLVICKGIVEQHGGTIHVETTVGVGSSFYFLLPLTPIAGESARAIQTDAARTDASSTGSTRSSA